One Longimicrobiaceae bacterium genomic region harbors:
- a CDS encoding STAS domain-containing protein yields the protein MSFQTSKQNGVVVVDVDGQLIVGNRQELKQKVLDELEGGERKFLIDFANTGYIDSSGLGVLVSLSKKIREQGGELRLANLNEDLRTLFELTKLDTLFNIADSRDEALQSL from the coding sequence ATGAGCTTCCAGACGAGTAAGCAGAACGGGGTGGTGGTGGTGGACGTGGACGGCCAGCTCATCGTCGGGAACCGGCAGGAGCTCAAGCAGAAGGTGCTCGACGAGCTGGAGGGCGGGGAGCGCAAGTTCCTGATCGACTTCGCCAACACCGGCTACATCGACTCCTCCGGGCTCGGGGTGCTGGTCAGCCTCTCCAAGAAGATCCGGGAGCAGGGCGGAGAGCTGCGCCTCGCCAACCTCAACGAGGACCTCCGGACCCTCTTCGAGCTCACCAAGCTGGACACGCTCTTCAACATCGCGGACTCCCGGGACGAGGCGCTCCAGTCCCTCTGA